The DNA window CCTGAAGCACGTTTGCACAGACACTCGCCTGCAGCTCTTCATCTGGTGTGGTGTGTCGAAAAAAAAGGGCTGCCTCGGGCTGCCGTTGTTCTGCGTCGAAGATGCGCTCAAGGCACGTCCTTGTCTCCCGCGCCTAGAGGCcaaaaggcgcagaagagaccaacgaagagcgagaggagagggggggggggaattgcgagaagaggaaaagatgATTTcgacaaaaagaaagaagtgAAAATGCGAAAACGAGGTTCGACTCAGCGATGCAAACGCGAGACTGTTGtcaagaggaaaaaaagatcTGTGTTCCACACAGAAGCACATTTCATGCAGACTGACGcaggaacgagaaaagacaaaagaaagaaaagaaaaagaattCAAACCAAGATCCAGGGAAACACTTCCCAGAGAAACTCTCCTCCATCCCTTTCCTCACACTCAAAAGAGCGCCCAACCCTTGTCCAACACCGACTCGCCAAAATATGCCTCTACACACCTAGATGCATATagatacaaatatatatatatatatatatatatatatatatatgaccATGTGTAAAGATGCGGGGGTCATGGCATGCGTGTGGGGTAGGCTCCATGATGTGTGCACGGTTTGTCCCTTTGCGGAATTCTGGCGCCAGCGTGTTTTGCGTCTATTGAGTGGGCGCCGGAATTATCTTCTTCTCGGAGGCATGCGCATTTGGGGACCTCCGCGTTTGTCATTTGGACTCGGTTGTTTGATCGTTTCATCGACGGAGAGGATGATGCAAGTTGCCTCTGTAGCGGCAGCGAGGGCGTTTTCCTTCACGAGCGCAGGTTCCCAGATGAATTCTTTCATCGCATCGCACACGCCGCCGTTCATGCAGTCGACGCCGAACcactgcgtctcgcctgAGGCAACAAAGAACGAAAACGAATACACTCCTTTTTCGCCGAAAACCCCGGAACAGCTCtcacagagaaagcgagggggACGCACCCGCGCGCCGAAGTAGAAACGTGGAAAAACACACGGAAGAGGAGTGCCGAGAGccacgagaggaaacgcgcgatTTTGCTCAACATACAGGTGTATGGCTGAGCATCGCAGCGTCGCCTGGTCGACGCGAAACGCCTCCAACACTCCCTCTGTCACATCCGGCTTTTAACCTAGCACTGGACCCCACGGTTTCACTCGATCGTCCAGGGGCGGAAGCTTCCATCTACTTTATGATTCCAGACTGGTTCAGTTCTTCAAAGTTTCGACACCCACGTTCTTTGATGACGACTTACACCACCCCAGTGGACGGACTAAGCGAAAAGCAAGATGGATTTCAACAGAATGGTTTGCCGCCTTGGGCCCGCAAGGAAACGCAGTCGCTTCCTTCAACTCTTTCAGGAGTGCATGCGTTGAGTCATCAAAGTTGCGACTCGAAAGACGAAGGCCTTTTCTGTCCCGAGGTTGTGCACCACCTACCTTTTCCTTGCGCATGCTTGTGGCGCAGTTTGTTCAAGATGTCCGTGGCGTCAAACCCGGCGTTTGTCGCGAGGGCTCGGGGAATGCATTCCAAAGCGCGCGCGAACGCGCGGATGACGAGCTGCTGTTTGCCCGAGATGCCTTGGCTCACGTCGCGAATGTACTTGGACAATTCCATCTGAACGACCGGCGAACAGACGAATCCACAACGTGCCAGATGCACAAAAAAGGGGATGCGATAATACATTTgcacgacagagaaaaggattTGTGCACGAGAGACGTCAACAGTCGTCTCTCTTTATACACAGGTGCGTTGTATCCATTACGAAAGTATGTTTATGATggtatgcatgtgtgtgttaTGTGTCTTCTGTGTTGAGGGCGTTTCCGTACCTCGATagctccgccgcctcccacGATGGTCTGCGTTTGCATCGCTCTTCTGACAATCATAACTGCGTCATTGAGAGAGCGGTCGGCCTCATCGAGGAACTGCGGCGCACCGCCTCTGAGGATGATCGTCGCAGACTGAGTTTGCGAGCAGTGCATGAACAAGTTGAAGCGTTCGCCGCCAATCTGTCGCTCCTCGAAGACGCCGCACATGcctgagaagaaaacgcatgccgaagacgcgcgcaGATGCGAAAGGGAGAACCAGCTCatgcgaaagagagaacaaactCGCCAACCACGCCCtgaagcgagacgcgacgcTCACTTGAAATCGTCTTTGCAGAAAGACCGGAGCCGAAGAGGcaacaggaagaaacagagatgcTTTAAAAAGAGACGATGTTTTGTTCTCGGACACACGCGAAACGCGCACTCCGACCCACGATAAAAACTTCGCCCTTACCAAATATACACTCAAATCGAAAGAGACACTTGCACAGGAAGACCGAACactacatgcatatatatggagGTGCGCACATATGACGATTTGTGtacagagacgaggaaagacaacGGTTTGAGGCAGGATTTGCAGTACGAATTCCGATTCGCGCGTAGGGGCTTCGGGACTAGCGAGGCGTGTGCAGCactgtcttccttttctgcaaATTCAGCGCGGCGCAGatctccgttctcgccttctcttttcaaaacgcgagacacgaCCTACCAAGGACATCGGGAGTGACGTTGCTGACTGCAGTTTGAATTTTTGCTCCGGTCGCTCGCGCCGTGCGCTTCATGTCGCCCTCGTCGACGCGCCCCGCGCAGAAAATGTCGCGATCGGCAAAGTATTGAGTAGCCAAGTCTCctgaaaaacacagaaaggcACCGGTCGAGGCGTGAGATTGTGTACTCTTGCCGTACCTTTAAACCCACACAAAAGATACAACCGCAGCCGTATATCGATATACCCAAGATACAtttatatacgtatatatgaCTGTTgatgtatgtatatgaatAGTTGTGCATCGAGATGTATTTAGGTTTACGCGTATAAAAGATCATACGAGAGGTTCTGGGGCGTGTGCATTGGTGTACGCGGAGTGCACTTGACGTTGCTGGCTGGTCTTTTCTACGTGTCGTTTTTCAGATCTTTTAACGCGCGTTTGCCTGTGTGCAAGCGTTTCCACGGAGGAGTTTGTGCGTCTGCATAGAGCCGACTCATAAACTTCGTGAAGGTACTTTTCTCGTTTGGGCACGTTTGTACCAGGAAACCCGGACTATCGTTGTTACACTACTACATGGCGTTCAGTTGGTTCTACTTTCCACAACAGCTTAACCATGCTCTAACACAACCGAACTTGGATATTCAAGATCGAAATCAGTAGTCCAATTCGTTGTAGACACTCCTCAGAAAAAAGTAGTTTGCATCCGCCTAGGAATCCCATTGTATACTGTGTAACAGGGCGTCTAGCTTCAGGCACGCCTGCTCACCGATTGgtaggcgagagagaaccacCTGCGCTCCAGTCGCGGCGATGAGATCAAGCTTCTCGTAGATGATGTCCCATTCCGCATCGATGATTGCCTGGTATTCCtgtggagagggaaaggcgcaaAGAAGCAAAGATTCCTTGAAGACTCGCGCACAGACTACTCAACCGTCCAGAATGCCACAAAGAGTGGACTTGCGAATCGCAAAGAACGTGCCGCGTTGTCGCGTTCCCCCTGCCACTGTCTCCCTCAAGGTTGTGACCTTGGGATTCTACCAAAAAGTAGCCTCCGGATTAACAACAAAATCAACCGAGGACTTAATGGCGGGTGCATTGTCCACCCTCGACCACTACCGAAAATTCCGAACAGATATTCTTTGAGTAACCAAAAAAGAGAACCCAATGGTACtaggaaaaagcggagatCGCGCGAATCCTTAGGAAAGCGACTTGGCTATAACAAATCGGAT is part of the Neospora caninum Liverpool complete genome, chromosome II genome and encodes:
- a CDS encoding putative TCP-1/cpn60 family chaperonin codes for the protein MSHLLNAPIILLKDGVDTSQGRGQIVSNINACQVIADIVRSTLGPRGMDKLIHSENGVTISNDGATVVSLLNVVHPAASLLVDIAKAQDDEVGDGTTSVVLLAGEFLEAAKTFIEGGMAPQILINGYRTACQLAIEKIRELKVDLSSTPPDEKRSLLERCAQTTLNSKLVSGHKDFFAKMVVDAVSMLDESLDKEMIGVKKVTGGSYTDSFVVQGVAFAKTFSYAGFEQQPKKFENAKILLLNLELELKAEKENAEIRLKNPDEYQAIIDAEWDIIYEKLDLIAATGAQVVLSRLPIGDLATQYFADRDIFCAGRVDEGDMKRTARATGAKIQTAVSNVTPDVLGMCGVFEERQIGGERFNLFMHCSQTQSATIILRGGAPQFLDEADRSLNDAVMIVRRAMQTQTIVGGGGAIEMELSKYIRDVSQGISGKQQLVIRAFARALECIPRALATNAGFDATDILNKLRHKHAQGKGETQWFGVDCMNGGVCDAMKEFIWEPALVKENALAAATEATCIILSVDETIKQPSPNDKRGGPQMRMPPRRR